The proteins below are encoded in one region of Pseudanabaena sp. BC1403:
- a CDS encoding homoserine dehydrogenase, with protein sequence MTYKVGLLGLGTVGTGVAKILQDPAGRHPLLPNIEISRVGVRSLAKQRDVEIDPNIVTDDLESIVNDPAIDIVVEVIGGIEPAKSLILNAIANGKHIVTANKAVIARHGNEIFSAAKQKGVYVMLEAAACGGIPVIQALKQSLGGNRISELTGIVNGTTNYILSRMYFEGADFDKTLAEAQQLGYAEADPTADVDGYDAADKMAILASLAFGDRIKLEDIYREGIRSITSADIGYAKELGFTIKLLGIARRTDSNTGGKDDSNLEIRVHPTLIPIQHPLANIHGVTNAVRIEGDPIGEVVFSGPGAGAGATASAVVADIINVVAALKSMPNHVNQLMGCSHEQYAKIAPIENTVTQFYARLLTHDKPGVIGDLGTAFGKHCVSLNAILQKNTIHDGLAEIVVVTQRVSEYNFQQAIASIRELPTLHSIPTVLRVL encoded by the coding sequence GTGACATATAAAGTTGGACTTCTCGGATTAGGAACAGTTGGCACAGGTGTTGCCAAAATTCTCCAAGACCCTGCGGGTCGCCATCCCCTGCTACCTAATATCGAAATTTCTCGCGTGGGTGTGCGATCGCTAGCCAAGCAGCGTGATGTGGAGATCGATCCCAATATTGTCACAGATGATTTGGAGTCTATCGTTAATGACCCTGCGATCGATATCGTGGTTGAGGTTATTGGCGGGATCGAGCCAGCTAAGAGTTTGATCTTAAATGCGATCGCTAATGGTAAGCATATTGTCACTGCAAACAAAGCTGTAATCGCTAGGCATGGCAACGAAATTTTTTCCGCAGCCAAACAAAAAGGTGTATATGTAATGCTAGAAGCTGCGGCTTGTGGTGGTATTCCTGTAATCCAAGCACTTAAACAAAGTCTTGGTGGCAATCGCATTAGCGAATTAACGGGGATCGTTAATGGCACAACCAATTACATTTTGAGTCGCATGTATTTCGAGGGTGCTGATTTTGATAAAACCCTCGCGGAAGCACAACAGTTAGGCTATGCCGAGGCCGATCCTACTGCTGATGTCGATGGCTATGATGCGGCGGACAAGATGGCAATTTTAGCGAGTCTTGCTTTTGGCGATCGCATTAAACTTGAAGATATTTATCGTGAAGGTATCCGCTCTATTACTAGTGCTGATATTGGCTATGCCAAAGAGTTGGGTTTTACAATTAAGCTCCTAGGTATTGCACGACGCACTGATAGCAATACTGGCGGCAAAGATGACAGCAATCTGGAAATTCGGGTACATCCGACGCTAATTCCCATCCAACATCCGCTTGCAAATATTCATGGTGTAACCAATGCAGTGCGTATTGAAGGAGATCCCATCGGAGAAGTTGTATTCTCTGGTCCTGGTGCAGGTGCAGGTGCGACTGCTAGTGCTGTAGTTGCAGATATTATTAATGTGGTCGCTGCTCTGAAATCTATGCCCAATCACGTCAATCAATTAATGGGCTGTTCCCACGAGCAATACGCTAAAATTGCGCCAATTGAAAATACCGTGACGCAGTTTTATGCAAGGTTGCTAACCCATGATAAGCCAGGGGTGATTGGCGATCTTGGAACTGCTTTTGGTAAGCACTGCGTCAGCTTGAATGCAATTTTGCAAAAAAATACGATCCATGACGGTCTGGCTGAAATCGTGGTAGTAACCCAAAGGGTTAGCGAGTATAACTTCCAGCAAGCGATCGCCTCCATCCGCGAGTTGCCAACCTTACACAGCATTCCTACAGTGCTCCGAGTTCTGTGA
- a CDS encoding 2OG-Fe(II) oxygenase, translating to MLKVINEEVCKDPKSLNNQFLNAIPFPHIVIENFLHEDLAEKLVSQFPELSMMHSSHHYFFNQKHELSFWYQVSDLFSQLHQDLLSDEFREFISQVSGKQVFMDADYCGELHQACDGGFLDMHVDFNLHPKNQTWIHELTLLIYLNKDWQDDYGGELLMQHHDNPKVYEVAPVFNRCTIILSNETTFHGYRKLNLPENITRKSILVNFYREVEPSQIPPRRPTVWATKKVSPLKALLARIYNPISALKHRIFGLTTAGDREEAKKIKEQIKKNLNIR from the coding sequence ATGCTAAAAGTCATTAATGAGGAAGTCTGCAAAGATCCTAAAAGTCTAAATAATCAATTCTTGAATGCAATTCCATTCCCTCATATTGTCATAGAAAATTTCTTGCATGAGGATTTGGCAGAAAAGCTAGTTTCACAATTCCCAGAATTGTCAATGATGCATTCCTCTCATCACTATTTTTTTAATCAAAAGCACGAATTGTCATTTTGGTATCAAGTATCTGATTTGTTCTCTCAATTGCATCAAGACTTGCTCTCCGATGAATTCAGGGAATTTATTAGTCAAGTTTCTGGCAAGCAAGTGTTTATGGATGCTGATTACTGTGGCGAACTTCATCAAGCGTGTGATGGCGGATTCTTAGACATGCATGTTGATTTCAATTTGCATCCCAAAAATCAGACTTGGATTCATGAGTTGACTCTCTTGATATATCTCAATAAAGATTGGCAAGATGATTATGGTGGTGAGTTGCTGATGCAGCATCATGACAACCCCAAAGTATACGAAGTTGCTCCAGTATTTAATCGCTGCACGATTATTCTTTCCAACGAAACAACCTTTCATGGCTATCGGAAGTTAAATCTGCCTGAGAATATAACCCGTAAATCAATTTTAGTGAATTTCTATCGAGAAGTTGAACCGAGCCAAATTCCCCCTCGCAGACCAACTGTTTGGGCGACCAAGAAGGTTTCACCGTTGAAAGCCCTACTTGCCAGAATTTATAACCCAATCAGTGCACTTAAGCACAGAATATTTGGGCTGACTACGGCGGGAGATCGCGAAGAAGCAAAAAAAATCAAGGAGCAGATTAAAAAAAATCTGAATATAAGGTAG
- a CDS encoding DUF1830 domain-containing protein — protein sequence MFNIQSRKINSNHLENQLNQLTCIYRNESEIMQIIRIDQAKAAFFERVVLPNQCIQFSTSADALLEVCEGVISGSIQSDTIPCYQLAIATDLDMKQNITVNKESHRNSQDAFAVAA from the coding sequence ATGTTTAATATTCAATCACGTAAAATCAACTCGAATCACCTAGAAAATCAGCTTAATCAACTAACTTGTATTTATCGTAACGAAAGCGAAATAATGCAAATTATTCGTATAGATCAAGCTAAAGCAGCTTTTTTTGAGAGGGTCGTCCTACCAAATCAATGTATTCAATTCTCTACATCTGCTGATGCTTTGTTAGAAGTGTGTGAAGGTGTAATATCAGGTTCAATTCAGAGTGATACCATTCCTTGCTATCAATTAGCGATCGCTACAGATCTAGATATGAAACAAAATATTACAGTTAATAAAGAATCACATAGAAATTCTCAAGATGCATTTGCCGTAGCTGCTTAA
- a CDS encoding DUF3119 family protein has protein sequence MTTSNPFVDPNIASQATELSPNYAISVVIVLAGLPLILVQPIAAGVVAIFGLFLVYQTSTIRLVFTATDLDVYRSQEKFRTFPYQEWQDWKVFWFGFPILFYFKEVKSIHFLPVLFDPQMLKTCLEKYIPLKKS, from the coding sequence ATGACTACTTCAAACCCTTTTGTTGACCCAAATATTGCATCACAGGCTACAGAATTAAGCCCAAACTATGCAATATCCGTTGTAATTGTGTTGGCAGGATTGCCACTTATATTGGTTCAACCGATTGCTGCGGGTGTAGTTGCAATTTTTGGATTGTTTTTAGTTTATCAAACGTCTACGATTCGATTAGTATTTACCGCAACAGATTTAGATGTTTATCGATCGCAAGAGAAATTCCGTACTTTCCCTTATCAAGAGTGGCAAGATTGGAAGGTTTTTTGGTTTGGGTTTCCGATTTTGTTTTATTTTAAAGAAGTAAAAAGTATTCATTTCTTGCCAGTTTTATTTGATCCACAAATGCTAAAAACTTGTTTAGAAAAATATATTCCTTTAAAAAAATCTTAG
- a CDS encoding glycosyltransferase family 4 protein — protein sequence MSIDLRDKHILVISSVYPTTSDGNHGAFIRETVLQLRSLGIRFTIFAPAYEGSQTHNLDDIEVYRFRYFFKRFENLVRDGAPTKLQKQPLYILVALLYILLGTWQLFWLCKKQKPDLIHVNWPFPHGLMAYPVSKLLSIPMLFSFHGAELLLAKKFSFVGSILRWQIPMAKGVTANSSFTQALIQKLYSGDVSVIPYGLTIEPKTPCVRNLEEDTKLLFVGRLDERKGLRYLLEALPLVLRKYPVRLRIVGKGILEDEIKQQCQELKLGEIIDFLGFVSKEELANEYASCNIFVLPAIVDSKGDTEGLGIVMIEALAHEKPVIASAVGGIVDVIQSGVTGLLVNEKDPEALSQSIIELIADPVRAKELGQRGLKDIQERFGWSRLVLLWQDVFTKALVKT from the coding sequence ATGTCTATTGATCTTCGTGACAAACACATCCTTGTAATCTCATCGGTTTATCCGACTACATCTGATGGCAATCATGGAGCATTTATCCGTGAAACTGTATTGCAACTGCGATCGCTTGGAATCCGATTTACAATTTTTGCTCCAGCGTACGAAGGGTCTCAGACTCATAATCTAGATGATATTGAAGTTTATCGGTTTCGATACTTTTTTAAACGGTTTGAGAATCTAGTTCGAGACGGTGCACCCACAAAACTACAAAAGCAACCTTTATACATATTAGTTGCCCTTTTATATATTTTGCTTGGGACATGGCAACTGTTTTGGCTATGTAAAAAACAAAAACCTGACTTAATCCATGTTAACTGGCCATTTCCTCATGGTTTAATGGCTTACCCTGTAAGCAAACTACTTAGCATTCCTATGCTTTTTAGCTTTCATGGAGCCGAGCTTCTGCTAGCTAAAAAATTTAGTTTTGTTGGTTCAATCTTGCGCTGGCAAATACCAATGGCTAAGGGCGTAACTGCCAATTCTTCATTTACACAAGCACTAATTCAAAAGCTCTACAGTGGAGATGTTAGTGTCATCCCCTATGGCTTAACAATTGAGCCTAAAACTCCATGCGTGAGAAATCTCGAAGAAGATACCAAACTCTTGTTTGTGGGTCGGCTCGACGAACGTAAAGGGCTTCGCTACCTATTAGAGGCTTTACCGTTAGTTCTTCGCAAATATCCAGTACGTTTGCGCATTGTTGGTAAAGGGATCTTAGAAGATGAGATCAAGCAGCAATGTCAGGAACTAAAACTAGGTGAAATAATTGATTTCTTGGGGTTTGTAAGTAAAGAAGAATTGGCAAATGAGTACGCATCTTGCAATATTTTTGTTTTACCAGCTATTGTAGATAGCAAAGGAGATACTGAAGGCTTAGGTATTGTTATGATTGAAGCATTAGCTCATGAAAAACCTGTAATTGCCAGTGCTGTTGGCGGTATTGTTGATGTTATTCAATCTGGTGTTACAGGATTACTAGTAAATGAAAAAGATCCTGAAGCGCTCTCTCAATCAATTATTGAACTCATTGCTGATCCAGTTCGAGCAAAGGAGCTAGGTCAAAGAGGACTAAAAGATATTCAAGAGCGTTTTGGATGGTCACGTCTCGTTTTGCTATGGCAGGATGTGTTTACAAAAGCCTTGGTAAAAACATAG
- a CDS encoding iron uptake porin yields MSNFSKKNCGLVISAAVAASALIAGAANAQASKESEVVRSVGADTLVEQVQLRPSAVAQNVTSVSQLSDVRPTDWAFTALQSLVERYGCIAGYPDRTFRGKQATSRYEFAAGLNACLDKINEIISAGLADKVSKEDLATLQKLQEEFAAELATLRGRVDALDAKVAKLEAQQFSTTTKLRGEAVMALAGATDGVGAPFDKTNTIFSYRVRLNLDTSFTGKDLLRTRLQASNTPNIGPSLNNGTNSWNANRLSFESGRSDNSFEVNRLYYRFPIGESITAYIAPIGAPEDVISPLNPLESDSQATISRFGKYSPLIRIASGGGASGLAIAGLKFKFSDKVDLELAYTASNAGSATGQGGLSGGDTKIAAQFVFKPADVLTLGVGYANAYTVGNSLGSGLNVDSIGASAANAAGISGIRSNTVVGSLVWDITKKFTFNTWGAWTFADTTGATTASTTFTSWMAALSGKDLFTEGDLAAIMFGQPLLRTNVGGVAQGSANTPYHLEALYRFRVSKNISITPGVFFVFNQNSSSANGTATVGVIRTTFSF; encoded by the coding sequence ATGTCTAATTTTTCTAAGAAAAATTGCGGCTTAGTGATTTCAGCGGCAGTAGCTGCATCTGCTCTTATTGCTGGTGCTGCCAATGCTCAAGCTTCTAAAGAATCTGAAGTTGTTCGCTCCGTAGGTGCTGACACCCTTGTCGAACAAGTTCAGTTGCGTCCTAGTGCTGTTGCTCAAAATGTTACTTCAGTATCTCAACTAAGCGATGTTCGCCCTACTGACTGGGCTTTCACCGCATTACAATCCTTGGTAGAGCGTTACGGTTGTATCGCTGGCTATCCTGACCGTACCTTCCGAGGCAAACAAGCAACCAGCCGTTACGAATTTGCTGCTGGTTTGAATGCTTGCTTGGACAAGATCAACGAAATCATCTCCGCAGGTTTGGCTGATAAGGTAAGCAAAGAAGACCTCGCCACCTTGCAAAAGCTTCAAGAAGAGTTTGCTGCTGAACTCGCAACCCTTCGTGGTCGTGTCGATGCTCTTGATGCTAAAGTCGCTAAGCTCGAAGCTCAACAATTCTCCACCACCACCAAGCTACGCGGCGAAGCAGTTATGGCTCTTGCGGGTGCAACCGATGGTGTTGGTGCTCCTTTTGACAAAACCAACACAATTTTTAGCTACCGTGTTCGCCTCAATCTAGATACCAGTTTTACTGGCAAGGATTTATTGAGAACCCGCTTACAAGCCAGCAATACTCCAAATATTGGGCCATCTCTAAACAATGGCACGAACTCTTGGAATGCTAACCGTTTGTCCTTTGAAAGTGGTAGATCGGACAATTCTTTTGAAGTCAACCGTTTGTACTACAGATTCCCTATTGGTGAAAGCATCACAGCTTACATTGCACCCATTGGCGCTCCCGAAGATGTTATCAGCCCGTTAAATCCTCTTGAAAGTGATAGCCAAGCTACAATTTCTAGATTTGGGAAATACAGCCCTTTGATTCGTATTGCATCTGGCGGTGGTGCTAGTGGATTGGCTATTGCTGGTTTGAAATTCAAGTTTAGCGATAAAGTTGACCTTGAGCTTGCATACACCGCATCAAATGCTGGTTCTGCAACTGGACAAGGTGGTTTATCTGGTGGTGATACCAAGATTGCAGCTCAATTTGTGTTTAAGCCTGCTGATGTATTAACTCTCGGCGTTGGTTATGCTAATGCCTATACTGTTGGAAACAGTCTTGGTTCTGGCTTAAACGTTGATTCAATTGGAGCCTCTGCTGCTAATGCTGCTGGGATTAGTGGTATCAGAAGCAACACTGTTGTAGGTAGTTTGGTTTGGGATATTACCAAGAAGTTTACCTTCAATACTTGGGGTGCTTGGACTTTTGCTGATACAACTGGCGCAACTACTGCATCAACAACCTTTACCAGCTGGATGGCTGCATTGTCTGGTAAAGACTTGTTCACCGAAGGTGATCTAGCTGCTATTATGTTTGGTCAACCCCTCCTTAGAACCAACGTTGGTGGCGTAGCGCAAGGTAGTGCAAATACTCCTTATCACTTGGAAGCTCTATATCGCTTCCGTGTTTCTAAGAATATCAGTATCACTCCTGGTGTGTTCTTCGTCTTTAACCAAAACAGCTCCAGTGCTAACGGCACTGCGACTGTTGGCGTAATTCGCACCACATTCTCCTTCTAA
- a CDS encoding efflux RND transporter periplasmic adaptor subunit, translating into MAIPRPLSRLLLVLLVIIPLGIIGVLAVTILLPTLKNPESRSYSSDIGYPARQRKAGKPIKVETALVSQQPIDDSVSAPGESVALQEVDLQPLVSGSVAKVYVQEGDRVTKGQPLIELNKELFENMVDTARNNIAISEVGLQSIEQTAQEQIASLEANVQSLRGRVAIFDTKLSQSETLVKEGALSRFQLADTEDLYLIRKRDLYTAERELDRTRNDLARQAESLQLKLKNDQLALQNALTNLERTVIYAPNNGLVSQINIHSGEVANLNTKLMTLNQDIVFKAYVDQARLNTVKVGDRATVRFVAYPGQTYTGQVIRLNPTVETNPTQGKAGVNRQFTYSVWIRVQDLEMSPGLQGYVQFDQGRNSMVIPESSITHLSEGEGMVIVAEGGLAVVKKVKLGRTFDSQREVLDGLALGDRVVLSPRALNPGDKLET; encoded by the coding sequence ATGGCAATCCCTCGTCCTTTATCTCGTCTTTTGTTAGTACTTCTAGTCATCATTCCACTTGGAATTATTGGCGTTCTAGCAGTTACTATTTTATTGCCAACTTTAAAAAACCCTGAGTCTCGCAGCTATTCATCCGATATTGGTTATCCAGCTCGACAACGTAAAGCAGGCAAACCAATTAAGGTAGAAACAGCATTGGTGAGTCAGCAACCTATAGATGATTCTGTTTCAGCTCCTGGTGAGTCGGTTGCCTTACAGGAGGTTGATCTTCAGCCTCTAGTGTCGGGATCTGTCGCAAAAGTATATGTACAAGAAGGCGATCGCGTAACTAAAGGTCAACCATTAATCGAGCTGAACAAAGAACTTTTTGAAAACATGGTTGATACAGCTCGTAATAATATTGCGATCTCTGAAGTTGGACTTCAAAGCATAGAGCAGACCGCACAAGAGCAGATAGCTTCGTTGGAAGCAAACGTCCAAAGCCTAAGAGGACGAGTGGCGATTTTTGACACGAAGCTTAGCCAATCAGAAACTTTAGTTAAAGAAGGAGCACTCTCAAGGTTTCAACTAGCAGATACTGAGGATCTATATCTGATCCGTAAACGCGATCTCTACACGGCTGAGAGAGAATTGGATCGGACTCGAAATGATCTGGCGCGTCAAGCGGAAAGCCTCCAGCTTAAGTTAAAAAACGATCAACTTGCCTTGCAAAATGCACTCACAAACTTAGAACGCACCGTAATTTATGCCCCAAACAACGGACTAGTGAGCCAAATCAATATTCATAGTGGCGAGGTTGCGAACTTGAATACAAAGCTGATGACTTTAAATCAAGATATTGTCTTTAAGGCTTATGTTGATCAAGCTCGTCTAAATACTGTTAAAGTTGGCGATCGCGCTACAGTAAGATTTGTAGCTTATCCAGGCCAGACTTATACGGGGCAAGTGATCCGACTAAATCCCACAGTTGAAACTAATCCTACTCAGGGCAAAGCTGGAGTTAATCGACAATTTACTTATTCGGTTTGGATTAGAGTCCAAGATTTGGAAATGTCTCCTGGTTTACAAGGGTATGTGCAGTTTGATCAAGGTAGAAACAGTATGGTGATTCCTGAAAGTTCTATCACCCATCTATCTGAGGGTGAAGGTATGGTTATAGTTGCGGAAGGTGGACTGGCTGTAGTTAAAAAAGTTAAGCTAGGAAGAACTTTCGATAGTCAACGCGAAGTTTTAGATGGATTAGCTTTAGGCGATCGCGTTGTTCTTTCTCCAAGGGCTTTAAATCCTGGTGATAAGCTAGAGACTTAG
- a CDS encoding HEAT repeat domain-containing protein, which produces MSETLETQFESLREQLATDDMGVRMKALHASRSLPISERFTLLSIAAIDPYARIRYDAVSQIGTVGTVNLEKSLEILSDRLSIDPEIDVRAAAAASLGSLQLTQSFDLLKTAYESTNDWMFQFSIIAAIGELGNPQGFELLTEALQSPNELVKIAAIGSLGDLGNPASVSLLLPLIEDPDWQIRHRVAQSLVQLGGSDAKVALEKLANDPMPQVAEATRSFLDSV; this is translated from the coding sequence GTGAGCGAAACATTAGAAACTCAGTTTGAATCCTTAAGAGAGCAACTAGCTACAGATGATATGGGTGTTCGGATGAAAGCCCTCCATGCTAGTCGCTCTCTTCCCATTTCTGAGAGATTTACTTTACTCTCGATCGCTGCGATCGATCCCTATGCGCGTATCCGATATGATGCAGTGAGTCAAATTGGCACAGTCGGTACAGTTAATTTAGAAAAATCCTTAGAAATTTTAAGCGATCGCCTATCAATCGATCCTGAAATTGATGTCCGTGCGGCGGCAGCAGCGTCACTTGGTTCTCTACAACTAACCCAATCATTTGATCTACTAAAAACCGCCTACGAGTCCACCAACGACTGGATGTTTCAATTTAGCATCATTGCTGCGATCGGCGAGCTAGGCAATCCTCAAGGGTTTGAGTTACTTACCGAAGCATTACAAAGTCCTAATGAACTCGTTAAAATTGCTGCGATCGGTTCTCTGGGAGATCTTGGTAATCCCGCATCAGTGTCACTCTTGTTACCGCTCATCGAAGATCCCGATTGGCAAATCCGACATCGAGTTGCCCAGTCACTAGTACAGCTTGGTGGCTCTGATGCCAAAGTTGCTCTAGAAAAGCTTGCCAATGATCCCATGCCCCAAGTTGCTGAAGCAACGCGATCGTTCTTAGACTCTGTATAA
- a CDS encoding glycosyltransferase family 2 protein, translated as MSGSSMLTANLPQQLPLESRSVTVVIPALNEEGNLERLFDLIEKAFLRLGFTLPVVLIDDGSTDESPKILVQLQQKYDFLTVITHPKRLGVTGVWKTAIANTNNDWILWGQADLESNPELDIPILLEACTKEVHGVAGWRQNRGDGKKLASKIANTTCRLLFGLKIHDMNWIKLIPRELVAALPMDVVTHRYLLAVLSGFGYHITEVPTPWFPRYSGYTKFGKKRFLSSSLDFIRAFRWFISKRLSITSSDSTALEKKNSGEMSNFP; from the coding sequence ATGTCAGGATCTTCCATGCTTACAGCTAATTTGCCTCAGCAACTCCCTTTAGAAAGTCGCTCTGTAACAGTTGTCATACCTGCTTTAAATGAAGAAGGCAACCTTGAAAGACTGTTTGATTTAATTGAAAAAGCCTTTTTGCGTCTTGGATTTACGTTACCTGTAGTCCTTATTGACGATGGCAGTACTGATGAAAGCCCCAAAATTTTAGTTCAGTTACAGCAAAAATATGATTTTTTGACTGTAATTACTCATCCTAAGCGCCTTGGAGTAACTGGTGTATGGAAAACTGCGATCGCTAATACCAATAATGATTGGATTCTTTGGGGCCAAGCCGATTTAGAGTCTAATCCTGAATTGGATATCCCAATATTGTTAGAGGCTTGTACTAAGGAAGTACACGGAGTAGCAGGATGGCGACAAAATCGCGGAGATGGAAAAAAATTAGCTTCTAAGATAGCAAATACAACTTGCCGTCTTCTCTTTGGCTTAAAAATTCATGATATGAACTGGATCAAGCTTATACCTAGAGAATTAGTTGCGGCGCTTCCTATGGATGTTGTTACGCATCGCTATTTGTTGGCTGTTTTATCTGGCTTTGGCTACCACATTACTGAGGTTCCTACCCCTTGGTTCCCTCGATATTCTGGATATACTAAGTTCGGTAAAAAACGCTTTCTGTCCTCTAGTCTCGATTTTATTAGAGCGTTTCGCTGGTTCATTAGTAAACGACTTTCTATTACAAGTTCTGATTCCACAGCTCTTGAGAAAAAAAATTCAGGAGAGATGTCAAATTTTCCTTAG
- a CDS encoding FGGY-family carbohydrate kinase: MNYFVGIDFGTSGVRAIAINIDGEILAISRTEYDIRDYETWQTALYEVIASLPKEIRQTTKKIVIDGTSSTVLICDRDGKAIAPPMIYSDACGQEVIDQVKKIAPSQHSVCSSTSSFAKLVSLLENEGRSPSFSSLYLLHQADWLGYLLHGKLGVSDYHNALKLGYDSNLLDYPDWLKDWVLKNPVVILPEVFAPSKTVGIIQEAIASKLNLPLDCEIGAGTTDSNAAFLASVGTMKPEIGTAVTSLGSTMVLKVLSDRPINDASYGIYSHRFETDFGCLWLVGGASNVGGAVLRQFFTDRQLQDLSDRIDPSISSSLDYYPLPKKGDRFPINDPNLLPRLKPRPDDPVEFLHGLLESMARIEAQGYKLLQELGASPIQQIYTAGGGAKNQTWTKIRDRYLQIPMQRSIQTEAAYGAALLAKPI; the protein is encoded by the coding sequence ATGAACTACTTTGTGGGGATTGACTTTGGGACTTCGGGCGTAAGAGCAATCGCTATTAATATAGATGGCGAAATCTTGGCGATCTCTCGTACTGAATATGACATTCGTGATTACGAAACATGGCAAACAGCACTTTATGAAGTAATTGCTAGTTTGCCAAAGGAAATTAGACAAACTACGAAAAAAATAGTCATTGATGGGACTTCCTCAACTGTTTTAATTTGCGATCGCGATGGGAAAGCGATCGCACCACCAATGATCTATAGCGATGCCTGTGGTCAAGAAGTTATAGATCAAGTGAAAAAAATTGCGCCATCGCAACATTCGGTTTGTAGCTCGACTTCGAGTTTTGCCAAGTTAGTTTCATTGCTTGAGAATGAAGGGCGCAGCCCTTCATTCTCAAGTTTGTATTTGCTGCATCAAGCTGATTGGCTGGGTTATCTGCTACATGGCAAATTGGGCGTGAGTGATTATCACAATGCTCTGAAATTGGGTTACGATTCTAATCTTTTAGACTATCCTGATTGGCTAAAAGATTGGGTGTTAAAAAATCCTGTTGTCATTTTGCCAGAAGTATTTGCGCCTAGTAAAACTGTAGGAATAATTCAGGAAGCGATTGCCTCAAAATTAAATTTGCCCCTTGATTGTGAGATCGGTGCGGGAACAACTGATAGTAATGCTGCTTTTTTAGCTAGTGTTGGGACGATGAAACCAGAGATCGGTACAGCGGTTACTTCGCTAGGCTCGACGATGGTGTTGAAAGTCTTGAGCGATCGCCCGATCAATGATGCCAGTTACGGTATTTATAGTCATCGGTTTGAAACGGATTTCGGGTGTTTATGGTTAGTAGGTGGGGCTTCAAATGTTGGCGGTGCGGTATTGCGACAATTTTTTACGGATCGGCAGTTACAAGATTTGAGCGATCGCATTGATCCGAGTATTTCTAGTTCGCTAGATTATTACCCCTTGCCCAAAAAAGGCGATCGCTTTCCGATTAATGATCCCAACCTCTTACCAAGATTAAAACCACGTCCTGATGATCCTGTAGAGTTTTTGCATGGATTGCTGGAAAGTATGGCAAGAATTGAGGCTCAGGGCTATAAGCTGTTGCAAGAATTAGGGGCTTCACCGATTCAGCAAATTTATACCGCAGGTGGGGGAGCAAAAAATCAGACATGGACAAAAATACGCGATCGCTATTTACAGATCCCCATGCAACGATCTATCCAAACCGAAGCGGCTTATGGTGCTGCTTTATTGGCAAAACCAATTTAG